The Halosimplex litoreum genome has a window encoding:
- a CDS encoding cytochrome C oxidase subunit IV family protein: MARFKLYTAIFVVLMGLSTTQAVVERTGMVDFDAPGTYWTAFGVILVLSFVKATFVATYYMHLRWEPRSVTYLFLGGLFVALALTTAAAYSIL; the protein is encoded by the coding sequence ATGGCACGATTCAAACTGTACACGGCGATATTCGTGGTACTGATGGGCCTGTCGACGACGCAGGCGGTCGTCGAGCGGACGGGCATGGTCGACTTCGACGCACCGGGGACCTACTGGACGGCGTTCGGCGTCATCCTCGTCCTCTCGTTCGTCAAGGCGACGTTCGTCGCGACCTACTACATGCACCTCCGGTGGGAACCCCGGTCGGTCACCTACCTGTTCCTCGGCGGGCTGTTCGTCGCGCTCGCGCTGACGACCGCCGCGGCCTACTCGATCCTGTAG
- a CDS encoding CDP-2,3-bis-(O-geranylgeranyl)-sn-glycerol synthase, with translation MDLVTAVVTALWAMLPAYVPNNAAVLAGGGRPIDGGRTWGGRRVLGDGKTWRGTAAGTAAGVALAFGLNAASGPIADLLSVPAVEFPLPAAVGLALGAMAGDIGASFVKRRSGRERGAPFPGLDQLDFVVGALGLAAVLDFEWVAATFTPPVLATVLIVTPLLHVVTNGIAYLVGAKDEPW, from the coding sequence ATGGACCTGGTCACGGCGGTGGTGACGGCGCTGTGGGCGATGTTGCCCGCGTACGTGCCGAACAACGCGGCGGTGCTGGCGGGCGGCGGCCGCCCCATCGACGGCGGGCGCACCTGGGGCGGTCGGCGCGTCCTCGGTGACGGGAAGACCTGGCGCGGGACCGCCGCCGGCACCGCCGCCGGCGTCGCGCTCGCGTTCGGTCTGAACGCCGCGTCGGGACCGATCGCGGACCTGTTGAGCGTCCCCGCGGTGGAGTTCCCGCTCCCGGCCGCCGTGGGCCTGGCGCTGGGCGCGATGGCCGGCGACATCGGCGCGTCGTTCGTCAAACGGCGCAGCGGCCGCGAGCGCGGCGCCCCGTTCCCGGGCCTCGACCAGCTCGACTTCGTCGTCGGCGCGCTCGGGCTCGCCGCCGTCCTCGACTTCGAGTGGGTGGCCGCGACGTTCACCCCGCCGGTGCTCGCCACCGTCCTGATCGTGACGCCGCTGTTGCACGTCGTCACCAACGGGATCGCCTACCTCGTCGGCGCGAAAGACGAACCCTGGTAG
- a CDS encoding DUF502 domain-containing protein, translating into MSSASWKRDFASGLVILVPLLVTAYIIVWIYTALAGLPLPVDSHNVTVGTGDVDVGSPLRVLLTLLIFVLVVFSLGYLMRTTFGDVIESGIDGVMNQLPGLRVVYNASKMAVETVVSGADELQEPVKIETWQGMRMTAFKTGQTTEDGRDVLFLPTAPNITTGFVVEVDPDSYEETDERVEEALTRVLSAGFGEAEQTSIPVDVATDGDEDDET; encoded by the coding sequence ATGAGTTCGGCATCCTGGAAGCGCGATTTCGCCAGCGGGCTGGTGATCCTCGTGCCGTTGCTGGTGACGGCATACATCATCGTCTGGATCTACACGGCGCTGGCGGGGCTCCCGTTGCCGGTCGACAGCCACAACGTCACGGTCGGAACCGGCGACGTGGACGTCGGCAGTCCGCTCCGGGTCCTCCTGACGCTCCTCATCTTCGTTCTGGTCGTCTTCTCGCTGGGCTATCTGATGCGGACCACGTTCGGCGACGTCATCGAGAGCGGGATCGACGGCGTCATGAACCAGCTCCCCGGGCTCCGCGTCGTCTACAACGCCTCGAAGATGGCCGTCGAGACGGTCGTCTCCGGCGCCGACGAACTCCAGGAGCCGGTCAAGATCGAAACCTGGCAAGGCATGCGGATGACGGCGTTCAAGACCGGACAGACGACCGAAGACGGCCGCGACGTGCTCTTTCTCCCGACCGCACCGAACATCACCACCGGGTTCGTCGTCGAGGTCGACCCCGACTCCTACGAGGAGACCGACGAACGCGTCGAGGAGGCGCTGACGCGCGTGCTCAGCGCCGGGTTCGGCGAGGCCGAACAGACCTCGATCCCCGTCGACGTCGCCACGGACGGCGACGAAGACGACGAGACGTAG
- a CDS encoding cysteine hydrolase family protein yields the protein MQLDADSAAVVAVDMQNGFCHPDGSLHAPGSEDAIEPVSEAVSSAREAGAEVVWTRDVHPPEQFDDAHYYDEFERWGEHVLEGSWEAEIVDDLEPREDDLVVVKHTYDAFYQTQLEAWLDAHGIDDLVICGTLANVCVLHTASSAGLRDFRPVLVEDAVGHIEAGHREYALEHADFLFGEVTPLADIEFV from the coding sequence ATGCAACTCGACGCCGACAGCGCCGCGGTCGTCGCGGTGGACATGCAGAACGGCTTCTGCCACCCGGACGGCAGCCTCCACGCGCCGGGCAGCGAGGACGCCATCGAACCCGTGAGCGAGGCCGTGTCGTCGGCCCGCGAGGCGGGCGCCGAGGTCGTCTGGACCCGCGACGTACACCCGCCGGAGCAGTTCGACGACGCCCACTACTACGACGAGTTCGAGCGCTGGGGCGAGCACGTCCTCGAAGGCTCGTGGGAGGCCGAGATCGTCGACGATCTCGAACCCAGGGAGGACGATCTCGTCGTCGTGAAACACACGTACGACGCGTTCTATCAGACCCAGCTCGAAGCGTGGCTCGACGCCCACGGCATCGACGACCTGGTGATCTGCGGGACGCTGGCGAACGTCTGCGTGCTGCACACCGCCTCCAGCGCCGGTCTGCGCGACTTCCGGCCGGTGCTGGTCGAGGACGCCGTCGGCCACATCGAAGCGGGCCATCGCGAGTACGCGCTCGAACACGCCGACTTCCTGTTCGGCGAAGTCACGCCGCTGGCGGACATCGAGTTCGTCTGA
- a CDS encoding GNAT family N-acetyltransferase, with product MGSNADSDAAAGRLRRYEPRDRDVVWDLHRTALRAAGSNPEDVPDNDDIRDIEANYLDPGGEFLVVESDGEVVAIGGLAVEDEGIPDDAGELLRIAVDPDHQRTGHGDRVVAGLEDAARERGLDRVFLWTAQRQRSAVRFYRARGYEGTDHRTEGEYELIRFEKALGSSD from the coding sequence ATGGGGTCGAACGCCGACAGCGACGCGGCGGCCGGTCGGCTCCGACGGTACGAGCCCCGGGACCGCGATGTCGTCTGGGACCTCCACCGCACCGCGTTGCGCGCGGCGGGGTCGAACCCCGAAGACGTGCCCGACAACGACGACATCCGCGATATCGAGGCCAACTACCTCGATCCGGGCGGGGAGTTCCTCGTCGTGGAATCCGACGGCGAGGTGGTGGCGATAGGCGGGCTGGCGGTCGAAGACGAGGGGATCCCCGACGACGCGGGCGAACTCCTGCGGATCGCGGTCGACCCGGACCACCAGCGGACGGGCCACGGCGACCGCGTGGTCGCCGGGCTGGAGGACGCGGCTCGCGAGCGCGGGCTCGACCGGGTCTTCCTCTGGACGGCCCAGCGCCAGCGGTCGGCGGTCCGGTTCTATCGGGCACGGGGCTACGAGGGCACCGACCACCGGACCGAGGGGGAGTACGAACTGATCCGCTTCGAGAAGGCGCTGGGTAGCTCCGACTGA
- a CDS encoding DUF7546 family protein: protein MAHSTRDRAPSLPAGAGLLAAVVALEGVLVVGYFLATPGTVTVPRYVLYPFVWIDAVLVAAYRTPMPSAPPRRHLFAGALAVGYFLLLANWAALIGLTVGGHHPIPDGVLGLSVGAGSPGWGRVRLITETFYVSFVPYRVIGYLGLTYLVYAALVDATGVVASGTLGFVSCLSCSAPIFASAVTGVLGGWVTLMSTAIAYSVDISTVAFLASVALLYWRPGAPSLPGGRDEADG, encoded by the coding sequence ATGGCCCACTCGACGCGCGACCGAGCGCCGTCCTTGCCGGCCGGCGCGGGACTGCTGGCCGCAGTCGTCGCCCTTGAGGGCGTCCTCGTCGTCGGCTACTTCCTCGCCACGCCGGGGACCGTCACCGTCCCGCGCTACGTGCTCTACCCGTTCGTCTGGATCGACGCCGTCCTCGTCGCCGCCTACCGCACCCCGATGCCGTCGGCACCACCGCGCCGACATCTCTTCGCGGGCGCGCTCGCAGTCGGCTACTTCCTGTTGCTGGCCAACTGGGCGGCCCTGATCGGGCTGACAGTCGGTGGCCACCACCCGATCCCCGACGGCGTCCTCGGACTCAGCGTCGGCGCCGGCTCGCCCGGCTGGGGACGGGTCCGCCTGATCACCGAGACGTTCTACGTTTCGTTCGTCCCGTACCGCGTGATCGGCTATCTGGGGCTCACCTACCTCGTCTACGCCGCGCTCGTCGACGCCACCGGCGTCGTCGCGTCGGGCACGCTCGGCTTCGTCTCCTGTCTCAGCTGTTCCGCCCCGATCTTCGCGTCCGCCGTCACCGGCGTCCTCGGCGGGTGGGTCACGCTCATGTCGACCGCTATCGCCTACTCGGTCGACATCTCGACGGTCGCCTTCCTCGCGTCGGTGGCGCTGCTGTACTGGCGGCCGGGAGCCCCGTCGCTCCCCGGTGGGCGCGACGAGGCGGACGGATGA
- a CDS encoding lipoate--protein ligase family protein — protein sequence MRVYRGRADAIDADRTVSDRLVDRVAADREPAVRVWRPHRQVAFGRRDARAERYETAHELAEERGFPAVEREVGGRAVAYTGSTVAFARVTPVDDPRSGLSDRYDAATADLLAALDSLGVDASEGEPADSFCPGTHSVQADSGGRARKLAGLAQRVRADAAVVAGVLLVRDHDEIASVLDPVYAALDVPFDPETVGSVGRAGGVSDPDAVVAAVESALVGAGTGPTTIERVG from the coding sequence ATGCGTGTCTACCGCGGTCGGGCCGACGCCATCGACGCCGACCGGACGGTCTCGGACCGACTGGTCGACCGGGTCGCCGCCGACCGCGAGCCGGCCGTGCGAGTCTGGCGACCCCACCGGCAGGTCGCGTTCGGCCGTCGCGACGCACGCGCAGAGAGATACGAGACGGCCCACGAACTCGCCGAGGAGCGCGGATTCCCGGCGGTCGAGCGGGAGGTCGGCGGCCGTGCGGTCGCCTACACCGGGTCGACGGTGGCGTTCGCCCGCGTGACGCCGGTCGACGACCCGCGCTCGGGACTGAGCGATCGCTACGACGCTGCCACCGCCGACCTGCTCGCCGCCCTGGACTCGCTGGGCGTCGACGCCAGCGAGGGCGAACCGGCCGACTCGTTCTGTCCGGGGACGCACTCGGTCCAGGCCGATTCGGGTGGCCGAGCCCGGAAACTCGCCGGCCTGGCCCAGCGGGTCCGTGCCGACGCGGCCGTCGTCGCGGGCGTGCTCCTCGTCCGCGACCACGACGAGATCGCGTCGGTGCTCGACCCGGTCTACGCGGCGCTGGACGTGCCCTTCGACCCCGAGACGGTCGGGAGCGTCGGGCGGGCGGGGGGCGTGAGTGACCCGGACGCGGTCGTCGCAGCAGTCGAGTCGGCGCTGGTCGGCGCGGGCACGGGACCGACGACGATCGAACGGGTCGGCTAA
- a CDS encoding LEA type 2 family protein codes for MSEAGPAGSGAESAEGGWRSRLAALVGTWPRRIATGLGALVGLFVLLYLLGIVGAPSAGLVDRGDWGEVTDERTEIVTTVWVNNPNPVGVSLGDTVTADYDISLNDVLLAEGTKSNITVPRGNSTEQLRTDVLNDRLADWWVRYVRSNETVAVDANATLRVDTPLPVTYDVHRNRTMLTESTPVIDSLSASANRTSGTYTRSVGAGEASDSLLEGTGLSETGSLTVGYEIERGWATWGEVTANRTTVVFHMRVHNPGDVPVPGSPEGIGVSIDLNDVPTFEADGGSLSARNAESPLLIGPNETREVAFAVTMDNDRVDEWFTSHVRNGERTTVESRVQLVLANPVTGDSLRIPRDSATVYDCSFQTAILVDGQNTSSDCEPPRVPSGP; via the coding sequence ATGTCAGAGGCTGGTCCGGCGGGTTCGGGAGCGGAGAGCGCGGAGGGGGGCTGGAGGTCGCGACTCGCCGCGCTCGTCGGCACCTGGCCGCGGAGGATCGCCACCGGACTGGGCGCGCTGGTGGGGCTGTTCGTCCTGCTGTACCTGCTCGGCATCGTCGGGGCGCCGAGCGCGGGGCTGGTCGACCGCGGCGACTGGGGGGAAGTGACCGACGAGCGCACGGAGATCGTCACGACCGTGTGGGTGAACAACCCGAACCCCGTCGGCGTCTCGCTCGGCGACACGGTCACCGCCGATTACGACATCTCTCTCAACGACGTGTTGCTCGCTGAGGGGACGAAGTCGAACATCACCGTCCCGAGGGGCAACAGCACCGAGCAGTTGCGGACGGACGTGCTGAACGACCGCCTGGCGGACTGGTGGGTGAGATACGTCCGGAGCAACGAGACCGTCGCCGTCGACGCCAACGCGACGCTCCGCGTCGATACGCCGCTCCCGGTGACCTACGACGTCCACCGGAACCGAACGATGCTGACGGAGTCGACGCCGGTGATCGACTCGCTGTCGGCCTCGGCCAACCGGACCAGCGGCACCTACACGCGGTCGGTCGGCGCGGGCGAGGCGTCCGACTCGCTGTTGGAAGGCACCGGACTGAGCGAGACCGGGAGTCTCACCGTCGGCTACGAGATCGAACGCGGCTGGGCCACCTGGGGCGAGGTGACGGCGAACCGGACGACCGTCGTCTTCCACATGCGGGTCCACAACCCCGGCGACGTGCCCGTACCGGGCTCACCGGAGGGGATCGGCGTCAGCATCGACCTGAACGACGTCCCGACGTTCGAGGCCGACGGCGGGTCGCTCTCGGCGCGCAACGCCGAATCGCCGCTGTTGATAGGGCCGAACGAGACGCGGGAGGTCGCCTTCGCGGTGACGATGGACAACGACCGCGTCGACGAGTGGTTCACCAGCCACGTCCGCAACGGCGAGCGGACGACCGTCGAGTCGCGGGTCCAGCTCGTCCTCGCCAACCCCGTGACCGGCGACTCGCTGCGGATCCCCCGCGACTCGGCCACGGTGTACGACTGCTCGTTCCAGACGGCGATCCTCGTCGACGGCCAGAACACGTCTTCGGACTGCGAACCGCCGCGCGTGCCAAGCGGGCCCTGA
- a CDS encoding dihydroorotase produces MLFRNATLADGRRRDVRVSGETVAAVGEDLGVREDERTVDATGKRLLPGMIDAHVHFREPGDSHKEDWTTGSASAAAGGVTTVVDQPNTSPPTVDGDAFGEKATLAADSLVDFGLNGGVTADWDPDSLLDRDVFALGEVFLADSTGNMGVEEPLFLDALAEADARDVTVTVHAEDASLFNVSAQERDDADAWSAYRTARAEAAAVERACEVAAERDTEIHVAHTSTPKGIDIASEAGMTCEVTPHHMYLSRNDLRELGTHGRMNPPLRREKRRQKVYDRVVDGTVDMVATDHAPHTAAEKDAAIWDAPSGVPGVETALPLLLADARTGDLTYERVRDLTAANPAEVFDLPSKGRVAEGMDADLVLVDPGKTHPIRADRLHTKCDWTPFEGHEAVFPELTLVRGSVVYERDSDDRPGGASETFGDAGGRNVRTAAEANADRASESGPVTRGEETESIADLAAEVVEERPDDEQR; encoded by the coding sequence ATGCTGTTCCGGAACGCGACGCTCGCGGACGGCCGGCGGCGGGACGTCCGCGTGTCGGGCGAGACCGTCGCCGCGGTCGGGGAGGATCTGGGTGTCCGGGAGGACGAGCGGACGGTCGACGCGACCGGCAAGCGCCTGCTCCCGGGGATGATCGACGCACACGTCCACTTCCGCGAGCCCGGCGACTCGCACAAGGAGGACTGGACGACGGGTTCGGCGAGCGCCGCCGCCGGCGGCGTGACGACCGTCGTCGACCAGCCAAACACCTCGCCGCCGACCGTCGACGGGGACGCCTTCGGCGAGAAGGCGACGCTGGCGGCCGACTCGCTGGTCGACTTCGGGCTCAACGGCGGCGTCACCGCCGACTGGGACCCCGACTCGCTGCTCGACCGCGACGTCTTCGCGCTCGGTGAGGTGTTCCTCGCCGACTCGACGGGCAACATGGGCGTCGAGGAACCGCTCTTTCTCGACGCGCTCGCCGAGGCCGACGCCCGCGACGTGACCGTCACCGTCCACGCCGAGGACGCGAGCCTGTTCAACGTCTCCGCGCAGGAGCGCGACGACGCCGACGCCTGGAGCGCCTACCGCACCGCCCGCGCGGAGGCCGCCGCCGTCGAGCGGGCCTGCGAAGTCGCCGCCGAGCGCGATACCGAGATCCACGTCGCTCATACCTCGACGCCGAAGGGGATCGATATCGCGAGCGAGGCCGGGATGACCTGTGAGGTCACGCCCCACCACATGTACCTCTCGCGCAACGACCTGCGCGAGCTCGGCACCCACGGGCGGATGAACCCGCCGCTGCGCCGCGAGAAGCGCCGTCAGAAGGTGTACGACCGCGTCGTCGACGGCACCGTCGACATGGTCGCGACGGACCACGCTCCGCATACCGCCGCGGAGAAAGACGCCGCGATCTGGGACGCGCCGTCGGGCGTCCCCGGCGTCGAGACCGCGCTACCGCTCCTGCTCGCCGACGCCCGCACCGGCGACCTGACCTACGAGCGCGTCCGCGACCTGACCGCCGCCAACCCCGCCGAGGTGTTCGACCTGCCGTCGAAGGGCCGCGTCGCGGAGGGCATGGACGCCGACCTCGTGCTGGTCGACCCCGGCAAGACCCACCCGATCCGCGCCGACCGGCTGCACACCAAGTGCGACTGGACGCCCTTCGAGGGTCACGAGGCCGTCTTCCCCGAACTGACGCTGGTTCGGGGCTCGGTCGTCTACGAGCGCGATTCCGACGACCGCCCCGGCGGCGCGAGCGAGACCTTCGGCGACGCCGGCGGGCGGAACGTCCGCACGGCGGCCGAAGCGAACGCCGACCGTGCCTCAGAGTCGGGACCGGTCACCCGCGGCGAAGAGACCGAATCGATCGCCGACCTCGCCGCCGAAGTCGTCGAGGAGCGTCCCGACGACGAGCAGCGCTGA
- a CDS encoding proline dehydrogenase family protein yields MLPPIASRFVAGETAPVALEHARATNDRGVGVILNLLGEHYDEREPADEDTEAYCDLLDDLARTDLRACISVKPSQLGLDVGEAVFRENLARVVERADEHGEFVWIDMEDHTTTDATLDVFAEHARETDGAVGVCVQANLRRTRKDLERLSDLPGKVRLVKGAYDPPESVGYREKSRVNESYRDCLEYMFEAFDDGVAVGSHDPAMIALAEKLHDEHGTPYEVQMLMGVREDAQTELAGDCEVWQYAPYGSKWLSYFYRRVLERKENLAFALRAVVAG; encoded by the coding sequence ATGCTTCCGCCGATAGCGAGTCGCTTCGTCGCCGGTGAGACGGCCCCAGTCGCGCTGGAACACGCCCGGGCGACCAACGATCGCGGGGTCGGGGTGATCTTGAATCTGCTCGGCGAGCACTACGACGAGCGCGAGCCCGCCGACGAAGACACCGAGGCCTACTGCGACCTCCTCGACGACCTGGCGCGGACGGACCTGCGGGCGTGCATCTCGGTCAAACCCTCACAGCTGGGGCTCGACGTCGGCGAGGCGGTGTTCAGGGAGAACCTCGCCCGCGTCGTCGAGCGGGCGGACGAACACGGGGAGTTCGTCTGGATCGACATGGAGGACCACACGACGACCGACGCGACGCTGGACGTCTTCGCGGAACACGCCCGCGAGACCGACGGGGCGGTCGGCGTCTGCGTTCAGGCGAATCTCAGACGGACGCGCAAGGACCTCGAACGACTGTCCGACCTGCCGGGGAAGGTCCGGCTGGTGAAAGGCGCGTACGACCCGCCCGAATCGGTGGGGTACCGGGAGAAATCGCGGGTGAACGAGTCGTATCGGGACTGCCTCGAATACATGTTCGAGGCGTTCGACGACGGGGTCGCCGTGGGGAGTCACGACCCGGCGATGATCGCGCTCGCCGAGAAGCTACACGACGAGCACGGGACACCCTACGAGGTGCAGATGCTGATGGGCGTCCGTGAGGACGCCCAGACCGAACTGGCAGGGGACTGTGAAGTCTGGCAGTACGCCCCCTACGGCTCGAAGTGGCTGTCGTACTTCTACCGGCGGGTACTCGAACGGAAGGAGAACCTGGCCTTCGCGCTACGAGCGGTCGTCGCCGGGTAA
- a CDS encoding DUF5806 family protein, whose translation MTDGPEAGEGDGLGAESTEREGEPRNQTTDARSTDGTEADGTGPTDPAEPDASGVDTDAPAAPDPDLPPDVAKYDRFKKIDGGTYDRANDFLRDRTYVTAREWAIARLCADFRTETGVEMTKIGENLPELVPFMTDTYTPQAVNQARASFEEKVRKAGATFLYGAMCDFFTAEELDDVMYEATEVAKFLLEVEGVELSVEEELAAEDEISEVMREVREHSAALRHDEVECPDCGHHFEATAADAVDDD comes from the coding sequence ATGACCGACGGACCCGAAGCGGGCGAGGGTGACGGGCTCGGGGCGGAGTCGACCGAGAGGGAGGGAGAGCCACGGAACCAGACCACCGACGCACGATCGACCGACGGCACCGAGGCCGACGGCACCGGACCGACGGACCCAGCCGAACCCGACGCGAGCGGTGTCGATACCGACGCGCCGGCCGCCCCGGATCCGGATCTACCGCCGGACGTGGCCAAGTACGACCGCTTCAAGAAGATCGACGGCGGCACCTACGACCGCGCCAACGACTTCCTGCGCGACCGGACGTACGTCACCGCCCGCGAGTGGGCCATCGCTCGGCTCTGCGCCGACTTTCGCACCGAGACCGGCGTCGAGATGACGAAGATCGGCGAGAACCTCCCCGAACTCGTCCCCTTTATGACCGACACGTACACGCCCCAGGCCGTCAACCAGGCCCGCGCCTCCTTCGAGGAGAAGGTCCGCAAGGCCGGCGCGACCTTCCTCTACGGGGCGATGTGCGACTTCTTCACCGCCGAGGAGCTGGACGACGTGATGTACGAGGCCACCGAGGTCGCGAAGTTCCTGCTCGAAGTGGAGGGCGTCGAGCTCTCCGTCGAGGAGGAGCTGGCGGCCGAGGACGAGATCTCCGAGGTGATGCGCGAGGTCCGCGAACACTCCGCGGCGCTGCGCCACGACGAGGTAGAGTGTCCCGACTGCGGCCACCACTTCGAGGCCACCGCCGCCGACGCCGTCGACGACGACTGA